From Nicotiana tabacum cultivar K326 chromosome 22, ASM71507v2, whole genome shotgun sequence, one genomic window encodes:
- the LOC142175938 gene encoding uncharacterized protein LOC142175938 yields the protein MGMNWLFKCYTTLDYCAKVVKFEFPNKPVHEWKRNIVEPRGKFISYLKSKKMITNGCLYHLVRVTDMDAEIPTLQFVLVVCEFPDVFPDELPCILADWIIDFGIDVMPDTQLISIPPYRMAPPELKELKEHLKDLLERVH from the coding sequence ATGGGGATGAACTGGTTGTTCAAGTGTTATACCACCCTTGATTATTGTGCTAAAGTGGTCAAGTTTGAATTCCCCAATAAGCCGGTTCATGAATGGAAGCGCAATATTGTCGAACCTcgaggtaagtttatttcttatcttaagTCGAAGAAGATGATTACCAATGGATGCCTCTACCACTTAGTTAGAGTTACAGACATGGATGCTGAGATACCAACTCTTCAATTTGTActagttgtttgtgagtttccagatGTCTTTCCCGATGAACTTCCATGTATTCTGGCGGATTGGATTATTGATTTTGGGATAGATGTAATGCCAGATACACAACTAATATCTATTCCCCCATATAgaatggccccaccagagttaaaagaattgaaggagcatttGAAGGACTTACTCGAAAGGGTTCATTAG